In a genomic window of Desulfovibrio sp. JC022:
- a CDS encoding FUSC family protein, with translation MFADELATIKKEFRWDSVPFRHALKAAIAITFAIVAARFLELRHAVWLPISVIVIMRPSVGGTLRIGWKRLWGTVIGAALGVGILFLEPATSVLAGLIVLSFFLMILVRVFSYTFFSGCLTVGVILLLGVLFTDGWQFGIERILDTVLGIAIGIAASFGVWPNMARKNLRAKMANLVELQSAHFKILSESYLRGGVSEAEIVESRIQASTMLDTCAESFREAAAEPGLQGWQRDELTRLIRTFTRMHSLLMTMATIIRRGYGGPLPSIADGMAEILGAAADYYKWLECYSLTPEDCPDEPDFDKAIDNFMAAVGDARIRGDFEEVPLERRNNISAFIWNIRALGGEIRRAGKRMHELRYGRGN, from the coding sequence GTGTTCGCTGATGAGCTTGCCACAATTAAAAAGGAATTCCGCTGGGATTCTGTGCCATTTCGCCATGCTCTCAAGGCAGCTATAGCGATTACTTTTGCCATTGTGGCTGCCCGTTTCCTGGAACTTCGGCATGCGGTCTGGCTGCCCATCAGTGTGATTGTGATCATGCGCCCTTCAGTGGGCGGGACTTTACGTATCGGCTGGAAACGGCTTTGGGGAACGGTCATCGGTGCGGCTCTCGGCGTGGGGATTTTGTTTTTGGAGCCAGCTACCTCGGTACTTGCTGGGTTGATTGTCTTATCATTTTTTCTGATGATTCTTGTGCGGGTCTTCAGCTATACTTTTTTCTCCGGTTGCCTGACTGTTGGCGTAATTTTACTGCTGGGCGTGCTCTTTACCGACGGCTGGCAGTTCGGGATTGAGCGAATTTTGGATACCGTGCTGGGTATAGCCATCGGCATTGCTGCATCGTTCGGGGTCTGGCCCAATATGGCTCGCAAGAATCTGCGGGCGAAGATGGCTAATCTGGTGGAATTGCAGTCCGCACATTTCAAGATTCTATCCGAATCCTACCTGCGTGGCGGGGTAAGTGAGGCTGAAATTGTTGAAAGCAGAATTCAAGCTTCCACCATGCTCGACACCTGTGCTGAGTCGTTTCGTGAGGCAGCTGCCGAGCCGGGTTTGCAGGGCTGGCAACGTGATGAGTTGACCCGGCTGATCCGCACCTTTACCCGTATGCACAGTTTGCTCATGACCATGGCGACGATCATCCGCAGGGGGTACGGCGGTCCGCTGCCGTCCATTGCTGATGGAATGGCGGAAATTCTCGGTGCTGCCGCTGATTATTATAAATGGCTGGAATGCTATTCATTGACCCCGGAGGATTGCCCTGATGAACCTGATTTTGATAAGGCTATCGATAACTTCATGGCAGCAGTGGGAGATGCCCGCATCCGGGGTGATTTCGAAGAAGTGCCGTTGGAACGACGTAATAATATTTCAGCATTCATTTGGAATATCCGGGCACTTGGCGGGGAAATCCGCAGGGCCGGAAAAAGGATGCATGAATTGCGCTACGGGCGTGGTAATTAA